Proteins encoded by one window of Lates calcarifer isolate ASB-BC8 linkage group LG7_1, TLL_Latcal_v3, whole genome shotgun sequence:
- the zc3h14 gene encoding zinc finger CCCH domain-containing protein 14 isoform X3, producing the protein MEIGTEISKKIRAAIKGKLQELGAYIDEELPDYIMVMVANKKTSQQMADDLSLFLGNNTIKFTAWLHGVLEKLRSVAVEPASLRHQLQSDSSTVPGKSRSSVSEDSRTEELKVLTVSSSHSDRTEARVSSSAYESRRGTIEKSSSRLTSTVKPLMEPLPSEAVIDIKPEMDDDLIAEDPVEIGTNHGRTRSAASRPTAEIYRAGQSKFTSVSSADMCRPTEGSSHTRQQESRSSRASRTGPTKEELSRKRKAPVASSVVRVNRAADEDSDDVEEEDSNYGGRGLSSRVLLPSKPERKPTLPPAKQANRNLILKAISEAQDSITKTTAYPTIPQRQTVPVAPRTRLASSEEMTAAIQLVQEHLHSLAPRVQAYASAELPPSRTPASARSLASRLQLDLAENNDEREQGDYGVEVTAGSEGKTFDTRSFIMSRPQPDESQTRAQQRLQVKGEVQPALPRTVQASKERGDSASPKFIVTLDGVPSPLGNLADCDMELDNVRLPAKVTEATVHLNREPKVSIHHRLQGIVTSAEHDVIDVEMVDEDTIPVKKQKVMERCKFWPVCKSGDECLYHHPTTQCKTFPNCKFGDKCLFIHPNCKYDARCTKPDCPFTHVSRRGTVAPPPKPAVQPVQTTSVCRFFPECKKMDCPFYHPKPCRFAAQCKRAGCTFYHPTTSVPPRHALKWTKTQSS; encoded by the exons ATGGAAATTGGGACCGAGATCAGCAAGAAAATAAGA GCTGCTATCAAGGGCAAGCTACAAGAGCTCGGTGCATATATTG ATGAAGAGCTTCCTGACTACATTATGGTGATGGTGGCAAACAAGAAAACCTCTCAACAGATGGCCGATGatctctcccttttccttgGAAACAACACTATTAAGTTCACAGCTTG GCTACATGGTGTCCTGGAGAAACTGCGATCTGTTGCAGTTG AGCCTGCATCCCTTAGACATCAGCTCCAGTCCGACAGCAGTACTGTTCCTGGGAAGAGCCGGTCCTCTGTAAGCGAagacagcaggacagaggagctgaaggtGTTGACAGTATCCAGCTCTCACTCTGATAGGACTGAAGCACGTGTGTCCAGTTCTGCCTATGAAAGCAG GAGAGGGACCATAGAGAAGAGTTCTTCTCGACTTACCTCCACTGTCAAACCCCTCATGGAGCCGCTCCCCTCGGAGGCTGTCATCGACATCAAACCAGAGATGGACGATGACCTCATTGCAGAGGACCCTGTAGAAATAGGCACCAACCATGGTCGAACACGCAGCGCAGCTAGTAGACCCACAGCTGAAATTTACAGAGCAGGTCAGAGCAAATTTACATCAGTCAGCTCAGCAGACATGTGTCGGCCCACAGAGGGTTCCTCTCACACCAGGCAGCAGgaaagcagaagcagcagagccTCCAGAACGGGACCCACTAAG GAGGAGTTGTCACGGAAGCGTAAGGCGCCTGTAGCGAGTtcagtggtgagagtgaaccgAGCGGCAGACGAGGACAGTGATgacgtggaggaggaggattcaAACTATGGAGGAAGAGGCCTGTCCAGCAGAGTGTTGCTGCCCTCCAAACCAGAACGCAA ACCTACTCTCCCTCCAGCCAAACAAGCCAACAGGAATCTGATACTTAAGGCCATCTCTGAGGCTCAAGACTCAATCACCAAAACTACAGCCTACCCCACAA TACCACAGAGGCAGACTGTTCCCGTGGCGCCTCGCACGCGCTTGGCCAGCAGTGAGGAGATGACGGCAGCAATCCAGCTGGTCCAGGAGCACCTCCACAGTCTGGCCCCCAGGGTGCAAGCCTACGCCTCTGCAGAGCTACCTCCCTCAAGGACACCTG CATCAGCGAGATCTTTAGCTTCACGCCTCCAGTTAGACTTAGCAGAGAACAATGACGAAAGAGAGCAGGGTGACTATG GTGTGGAGGTCACCGCAGGCAGTGAGGGAAAGACGTTTGATACCCGCTCCTTCATAATGAGTCGACCTCAGCCGGATGAATCTCAGACCAGGGCTCAGCAGCGTCTTCAGGTCAAAGGGGAAGTCCAGCCTGCCTTACCACGTACTGTCCAGGCCAG TAAGGAGAGGGGAGACTCTGCCAGCCCCAAGTTCATAGTGACGTTAGATGGGGTGCCAAGCCCGCTGGGGAACCTTGCTGACTGCGACATGGAGCTGGATAACGTCAGGCTGCCCGCAAAGGTCACTGAGGCTACTGTCCATCTGAACAGGGAGCCCAAAGTCAGCATCCATCACAGACTACAGGGAATAGTCACATCAGCAGAGC ATGACGTGATTGACGTTGAAATGGTGGATGAGGACACCATCCCtgtaaagaaacagaaagtcaTGGAGCGCTGCAAGTTCTGGCCAGTCTGTAAAAGTGGAGATGAGTGTTTGTACCATCATCCTACAACACAGTGCAA gACTTTTCCCAACTGCAAGTTTGGGGACAAATGCCTTTTCATCCATCCTAATTGTAAATACGACGCCAGATGTACTAAGCCAGACTGTCCCTTCACTCATGTCAGCCGCAGAGGCACAGTTGCTCCTCCGCCCAAGCCAG CAGTGCAGCCAGTGCAAACCACAAGTGTGTGTCGTTTCTTCCCAGAGTGTAAGAAGATGGACTGTCCGTTTTATCATCCCAAG CCTTGTCGCTTCGCAGCGCAGTGTAAACGGGCTGGGTGCACCTTCTACCACCCAACCACATCGGTGCCTCCGAGACACGCCCTGAAGTGGACgaaaacacagagcag ctaa
- the zc3h14 gene encoding zinc finger CCCH domain-containing protein 14 isoform X1: protein MEIGTEISKKIRAAIKGKLQELGAYIDEELPDYIMVMVANKKTSQQMADDLSLFLGNNTIKFTAWLHGVLEKLRSVAVEPASLRHQLQSDSSTVPGKSRSSVSEDSRTEELKVLTVSSSHSDRTEARVSSSAYESRRGTIEKSSSRLTSTVKPLMEPLPSEAVIDIKPEMDDDLIAEDPVEIGTNHGRTRSAASRPTAEIYRAGQSKFTSVSSADMCRPTEGSSHTRQQESRSSRASRTGPTKQEELSRKRKAPVASSVVRVNRAADEDSDDVEEEDSNYGGRGLSSRVLLPSKPERKPTLPPAKQANRNLILKAISEAQDSITKTTAYPTIPQRQTVPVAPRTRLASSEEMTAAIQLVQEHLHSLAPRVQAYASAELPPSRTPASARSLASRLQLDLAENNDEREQGDYGVEVTAGSEGKTFDTRSFIMSRPQPDESQTRAQQRLQVKGEVQPALPRTVQASKERGDSASPKFIVTLDGVPSPLGNLADCDMELDNVRLPAKVTEATVHLNREPKVSIHHRLQGIVTSAEHDVIDVEMVDEDTIPVKKQKVMERCKFWPVCKSGDECLYHHPTTQCKTFPNCKFGDKCLFIHPNCKYDARCTKPDCPFTHVSRRGTVAPPPKPAVQPVQTTSVCRFFPECKKMDCPFYHPKPCRFAAQCKRAGCTFYHPTTSVPPRHALKWTKTQSS, encoded by the exons ATGGAAATTGGGACCGAGATCAGCAAGAAAATAAGA GCTGCTATCAAGGGCAAGCTACAAGAGCTCGGTGCATATATTG ATGAAGAGCTTCCTGACTACATTATGGTGATGGTGGCAAACAAGAAAACCTCTCAACAGATGGCCGATGatctctcccttttccttgGAAACAACACTATTAAGTTCACAGCTTG GCTACATGGTGTCCTGGAGAAACTGCGATCTGTTGCAGTTG AGCCTGCATCCCTTAGACATCAGCTCCAGTCCGACAGCAGTACTGTTCCTGGGAAGAGCCGGTCCTCTGTAAGCGAagacagcaggacagaggagctgaaggtGTTGACAGTATCCAGCTCTCACTCTGATAGGACTGAAGCACGTGTGTCCAGTTCTGCCTATGAAAGCAG GAGAGGGACCATAGAGAAGAGTTCTTCTCGACTTACCTCCACTGTCAAACCCCTCATGGAGCCGCTCCCCTCGGAGGCTGTCATCGACATCAAACCAGAGATGGACGATGACCTCATTGCAGAGGACCCTGTAGAAATAGGCACCAACCATGGTCGAACACGCAGCGCAGCTAGTAGACCCACAGCTGAAATTTACAGAGCAGGTCAGAGCAAATTTACATCAGTCAGCTCAGCAGACATGTGTCGGCCCACAGAGGGTTCCTCTCACACCAGGCAGCAGgaaagcagaagcagcagagccTCCAGAACGGGACCCACTAAG CAGGAGGAGTTGTCACGGAAGCGTAAGGCGCCTGTAGCGAGTtcagtggtgagagtgaaccgAGCGGCAGACGAGGACAGTGATgacgtggaggaggaggattcaAACTATGGAGGAAGAGGCCTGTCCAGCAGAGTGTTGCTGCCCTCCAAACCAGAACGCAA ACCTACTCTCCCTCCAGCCAAACAAGCCAACAGGAATCTGATACTTAAGGCCATCTCTGAGGCTCAAGACTCAATCACCAAAACTACAGCCTACCCCACAA TACCACAGAGGCAGACTGTTCCCGTGGCGCCTCGCACGCGCTTGGCCAGCAGTGAGGAGATGACGGCAGCAATCCAGCTGGTCCAGGAGCACCTCCACAGTCTGGCCCCCAGGGTGCAAGCCTACGCCTCTGCAGAGCTACCTCCCTCAAGGACACCTG CATCAGCGAGATCTTTAGCTTCACGCCTCCAGTTAGACTTAGCAGAGAACAATGACGAAAGAGAGCAGGGTGACTATG GTGTGGAGGTCACCGCAGGCAGTGAGGGAAAGACGTTTGATACCCGCTCCTTCATAATGAGTCGACCTCAGCCGGATGAATCTCAGACCAGGGCTCAGCAGCGTCTTCAGGTCAAAGGGGAAGTCCAGCCTGCCTTACCACGTACTGTCCAGGCCAG TAAGGAGAGGGGAGACTCTGCCAGCCCCAAGTTCATAGTGACGTTAGATGGGGTGCCAAGCCCGCTGGGGAACCTTGCTGACTGCGACATGGAGCTGGATAACGTCAGGCTGCCCGCAAAGGTCACTGAGGCTACTGTCCATCTGAACAGGGAGCCCAAAGTCAGCATCCATCACAGACTACAGGGAATAGTCACATCAGCAGAGC ATGACGTGATTGACGTTGAAATGGTGGATGAGGACACCATCCCtgtaaagaaacagaaagtcaTGGAGCGCTGCAAGTTCTGGCCAGTCTGTAAAAGTGGAGATGAGTGTTTGTACCATCATCCTACAACACAGTGCAA gACTTTTCCCAACTGCAAGTTTGGGGACAAATGCCTTTTCATCCATCCTAATTGTAAATACGACGCCAGATGTACTAAGCCAGACTGTCCCTTCACTCATGTCAGCCGCAGAGGCACAGTTGCTCCTCCGCCCAAGCCAG CAGTGCAGCCAGTGCAAACCACAAGTGTGTGTCGTTTCTTCCCAGAGTGTAAGAAGATGGACTGTCCGTTTTATCATCCCAAG CCTTGTCGCTTCGCAGCGCAGTGTAAACGGGCTGGGTGCACCTTCTACCACCCAACCACATCGGTGCCTCCGAGACACGCCCTGAAGTGGACgaaaacacagagcag ctaa
- the zc3h14 gene encoding zinc finger CCCH domain-containing protein 14 isoform X2, whose translation MEIGTEISKKIRAAIKGKLQELGAYIDEELPDYIMVMVANKKTSQQMADDLSLFLGNNTIKFTAWLHGVLEKLRSVAVEPASLRHQLQSDSSTVPGKSRSSVSEDSRTEELKVLTVSSSHSDRTEARVSSSAYESRRGTIEKSSSRLTSTVKPLMEPLPSEAVIDIKPEMDDDLIAEDPVEIGTNHGRTRSAASRPTAEIYRAGQSKFTSVSSADMCRPTEGSSHTRQQESRSSRASRTGPTKQEELSRKRKAPVASSVVRVNRAADEDSDDVEEEDSNYGGRGLSSRVLLPSKPERKPTLPPAKQANRNLILKAISEAQDSITKTTAYPTIPQRQTVPVAPRTRLASSEEMTAAIQLVQEHLHSLAPRVQAYASAELPPSRTPASARSLASRLQLDLAENNDEREQGDYGVEVTAGSEGKTFDTRSFIMSRPQPDESQTRAQQRLQVKGEVQPALPRTVQASKERGDSASPKFIVTLDGVPSPLGNLADCDMELDNVRLPAKVTEATVHLNREPKVSIHHRLQGIVTSAEHDVIDVEMVDEDTIPVKKQKVMERCKFWPVCKSGDECLYHHPTTQCKTFPNCKFGDKCLFIHPNCKYDARCTKPDCPFTHVSRRGTVAPPPKPVQPVQTTSVCRFFPECKKMDCPFYHPKPCRFAAQCKRAGCTFYHPTTSVPPRHALKWTKTQSS comes from the exons ATGGAAATTGGGACCGAGATCAGCAAGAAAATAAGA GCTGCTATCAAGGGCAAGCTACAAGAGCTCGGTGCATATATTG ATGAAGAGCTTCCTGACTACATTATGGTGATGGTGGCAAACAAGAAAACCTCTCAACAGATGGCCGATGatctctcccttttccttgGAAACAACACTATTAAGTTCACAGCTTG GCTACATGGTGTCCTGGAGAAACTGCGATCTGTTGCAGTTG AGCCTGCATCCCTTAGACATCAGCTCCAGTCCGACAGCAGTACTGTTCCTGGGAAGAGCCGGTCCTCTGTAAGCGAagacagcaggacagaggagctgaaggtGTTGACAGTATCCAGCTCTCACTCTGATAGGACTGAAGCACGTGTGTCCAGTTCTGCCTATGAAAGCAG GAGAGGGACCATAGAGAAGAGTTCTTCTCGACTTACCTCCACTGTCAAACCCCTCATGGAGCCGCTCCCCTCGGAGGCTGTCATCGACATCAAACCAGAGATGGACGATGACCTCATTGCAGAGGACCCTGTAGAAATAGGCACCAACCATGGTCGAACACGCAGCGCAGCTAGTAGACCCACAGCTGAAATTTACAGAGCAGGTCAGAGCAAATTTACATCAGTCAGCTCAGCAGACATGTGTCGGCCCACAGAGGGTTCCTCTCACACCAGGCAGCAGgaaagcagaagcagcagagccTCCAGAACGGGACCCACTAAG CAGGAGGAGTTGTCACGGAAGCGTAAGGCGCCTGTAGCGAGTtcagtggtgagagtgaaccgAGCGGCAGACGAGGACAGTGATgacgtggaggaggaggattcaAACTATGGAGGAAGAGGCCTGTCCAGCAGAGTGTTGCTGCCCTCCAAACCAGAACGCAA ACCTACTCTCCCTCCAGCCAAACAAGCCAACAGGAATCTGATACTTAAGGCCATCTCTGAGGCTCAAGACTCAATCACCAAAACTACAGCCTACCCCACAA TACCACAGAGGCAGACTGTTCCCGTGGCGCCTCGCACGCGCTTGGCCAGCAGTGAGGAGATGACGGCAGCAATCCAGCTGGTCCAGGAGCACCTCCACAGTCTGGCCCCCAGGGTGCAAGCCTACGCCTCTGCAGAGCTACCTCCCTCAAGGACACCTG CATCAGCGAGATCTTTAGCTTCACGCCTCCAGTTAGACTTAGCAGAGAACAATGACGAAAGAGAGCAGGGTGACTATG GTGTGGAGGTCACCGCAGGCAGTGAGGGAAAGACGTTTGATACCCGCTCCTTCATAATGAGTCGACCTCAGCCGGATGAATCTCAGACCAGGGCTCAGCAGCGTCTTCAGGTCAAAGGGGAAGTCCAGCCTGCCTTACCACGTACTGTCCAGGCCAG TAAGGAGAGGGGAGACTCTGCCAGCCCCAAGTTCATAGTGACGTTAGATGGGGTGCCAAGCCCGCTGGGGAACCTTGCTGACTGCGACATGGAGCTGGATAACGTCAGGCTGCCCGCAAAGGTCACTGAGGCTACTGTCCATCTGAACAGGGAGCCCAAAGTCAGCATCCATCACAGACTACAGGGAATAGTCACATCAGCAGAGC ATGACGTGATTGACGTTGAAATGGTGGATGAGGACACCATCCCtgtaaagaaacagaaagtcaTGGAGCGCTGCAAGTTCTGGCCAGTCTGTAAAAGTGGAGATGAGTGTTTGTACCATCATCCTACAACACAGTGCAA gACTTTTCCCAACTGCAAGTTTGGGGACAAATGCCTTTTCATCCATCCTAATTGTAAATACGACGCCAGATGTACTAAGCCAGACTGTCCCTTCACTCATGTCAGCCGCAGAGGCACAGTTGCTCCTCCGCCCAAGCCAG TGCAGCCAGTGCAAACCACAAGTGTGTGTCGTTTCTTCCCAGAGTGTAAGAAGATGGACTGTCCGTTTTATCATCCCAAG CCTTGTCGCTTCGCAGCGCAGTGTAAACGGGCTGGGTGCACCTTCTACCACCCAACCACATCGGTGCCTCCGAGACACGCCCTGAAGTGGACgaaaacacagagcag ctaa